A single region of the Sorghum bicolor cultivar BTx623 chromosome 9, Sorghum_bicolor_NCBIv3, whole genome shotgun sequence genome encodes:
- the LOC8077027 gene encoding non-specific lipid transfer protein GPI-anchored 2, with protein sequence MAMATRRSWAVAALLVALAAASLLLPSPAIAQQPSPSPSPTAGGGMDSACMNSLLNMSDCLTYVTKGSTARRPDTPCCPELAGLVDSNPICLCELLSGAADSYGIAVDYARALALPGICRVATPPVSTCTALGYDVRVGPAAAPMSGSPSPMSGISPSGEGPQFPGTSPVASPPSSTSTAARRSSAVSSHLVTLAMLPLAAAAAVSGILL encoded by the exons ATGGCGATGGCGACGCGGCGGTCGTGGGCTGTGGCAGCGCTGCTTGTGGCGTTGGCGGCGGCGTCGCTACTGCTGCCGTCGCCGGCGATCGCGCAgcagccgtcgccgtcgccgtcgccaacGGCGGGCGGCGGGATGGACTCGGCGTGCATGAACTCGCTGCTCAACATGTCGGACTGCCTGACGTACGTGACCAAGGGGAGCACGGCGCGTCGGCCCGACACGCCGTGCTGCCCGGAGCTGGCGGGCCTCGTGGACTCCAACCCGATCTGCCTCTGCGAGCTCCTCTCCGGCGCCGCCGACTCGTACGGCATCGCCGTCGACTACGCCCGCGCGCTCGCGCTCCCCGGGATCTGCCGCGTCGCCACCCCGCCCGTCTCCACCTGCACAG CCTTGGGGTATGACGTCCGCGTGGGCCCAGCTGCAGCGCCTATGTCGGGGTCGCCCTCGCCCATGTCAGGCATCTCTCCCTCCGGGGAGGGCCCACAGTTCCCAG GAACATCGCCGGTGGCCTCGCCGCCGTCCTCGACCAGCACCGCGGCGCGGCGCTCCTCCGCCGTCAGCAGCCACCTCGTGACCCTCGCCATGCTGccgctggccgccgccgccgccgtcagcgGGATACTGCTCTAG